A window of the Candidatus Eisenbacteria bacterium genome harbors these coding sequences:
- the dprA gene encoding DNA-processing protein DprA, which yields MLDRGSPDYPNRLRYIHRPPEPLYIQGPFTDWHRPSVAIVGTRAASAGGRGIAEEIAYELALRGIVILSGLARGIDRAAHEGALKAKGVTIAVIGTGLDVNYPREHYQLRRDIAAVGAIVSEFPYGTPPLAYHFPRRNRILAGMSDLILVVEAELRSGALITAQWGLEQGKEVMAIPRNPWDSGSEGVNRLIRDGARPVTDARDIVESLDALIREPMNDATSTIAPSNRLDGLSAVEAILGEIKKKGSADLERLYLSMPELSPSELSRHLSRLELDGRIRRGPQGFECADEVGSWETRS from the coding sequence TTGATCGAGGAAGTCCGGATTATCCAAATCGATTGAGATATATCCACCGCCCACCCGAACCCTTGTACATTCAAGGACCCTTTACCGATTGGCATCGCCCCTCTGTCGCCATTGTTGGAACGCGTGCCGCATCAGCTGGAGGTCGTGGGATAGCTGAGGAGATCGCCTATGAATTGGCTCTCCGTGGTATCGTCATATTGAGCGGCCTCGCTCGGGGGATTGACCGGGCCGCCCATGAGGGAGCGCTCAAGGCGAAGGGCGTTACGATCGCCGTGATCGGGACGGGTCTCGATGTCAATTATCCTCGTGAGCATTATCAGTTGAGGCGTGATATTGCGGCGGTGGGAGCGATTGTCAGTGAGTTTCCCTATGGGACGCCTCCCTTGGCCTATCATTTCCCACGCCGCAACAGGATACTGGCTGGCATGAGTGATCTTATTTTAGTGGTCGAGGCGGAATTGCGCAGCGGCGCGTTGATCACGGCCCAATGGGGTCTGGAGCAAGGCAAAGAGGTCATGGCGATTCCCCGAAATCCCTGGGATTCCGGATCGGAGGGCGTCAATCGTTTGATTCGCGATGGAGCGCGCCCGGTGACGGATGCCCGGGATATTGTGGAAAGCCTCGACGCCCTTATTCGCGAGCCAATGAACGATGCCACCTCAACCATAGCCCCGTCGAATCGTCTTGATGGGCTCTCAGCGGTGGAAGCGATTCTTGGGGAGATTAAAAAGAAAGGTTCCGCCGATTTAGAGCGACTCTATTTATCAATGCCTGAGCTTTCCCCATCTGAGCTGAGTCGGCATCTAAGCCGGTTGGAACTCGATGGACGCATACGGAGGGGACCGCAGGGATTTGAGTGTGCTGATGAGGTCGGGAGTTGGGAGACCCGGTCATGA
- a CDS encoding inositol-3-phosphate synthase has protein sequence MSVKIDEPKGKLGVLLPGMGAVATTFMAGVLSARKGLGKPIGSLTQMGTIRLGKRTEGRSPMINEFIPLASMDDLVFGGWDIFTDNAYEAALNAGVLSKADLDAVRPELEAIQPMKAVFSKKFVKKLDGTHIKKGDNWWDLAGQLREDIRNFKSKNGLDRLVMVWCASTEIFLRPGPVHQTIEAFENGLKNNDPEIAPSMVYAYAAIKERVPFANGAPNLSADIPALMSLAREMCVPLSGKDFKTGQTLMKTILAPGFKARLIGIAGWFSTNILGNRDGEVLDDPESFKTKEESKLSVLSSILQPHLYPQLYKDLYHKVRINYYPPRGDNKEGWDNIDIFGWMGYPMQIKIDFLCRDSILAAPIVLDLAIFMDLAQRTGMKGIQEWLSFYFKSPMHAPELYPEHDLFIQLMKLKNTLRHLRGEELITHLGLEYYD, from the coding sequence ATGAGTGTGAAAATCGATGAGCCGAAAGGCAAACTTGGAGTGCTTCTCCCCGGTATGGGGGCTGTGGCCACGACCTTTATGGCCGGTGTTCTATCCGCCAGAAAGGGTTTGGGGAAGCCGATCGGCTCCCTCACGCAAATGGGAACCATCCGCCTCGGGAAAAGAACTGAGGGCCGGAGCCCTATGATCAATGAATTTATCCCCCTTGCCTCAATGGATGACCTCGTTTTCGGAGGATGGGATATCTTCACGGATAATGCTTATGAAGCCGCTCTCAACGCCGGCGTGCTCAGCAAGGCCGATCTCGACGCCGTTCGCCCGGAATTGGAGGCGATCCAGCCCATGAAGGCCGTCTTCAGCAAGAAGTTTGTCAAGAAGCTCGATGGAACCCATATCAAAAAGGGAGATAACTGGTGGGACCTCGCCGGGCAACTGCGTGAAGATATCCGGAACTTTAAAAGTAAGAATGGTCTCGATAGATTGGTGATGGTCTGGTGTGCTTCAACCGAAATATTCCTGCGCCCAGGGCCGGTTCATCAGACAATTGAGGCCTTCGAGAACGGTCTAAAGAATAATGATCCGGAGATCGCTCCCAGCATGGTCTACGCCTATGCGGCGATAAAGGAAAGGGTTCCTTTTGCCAACGGCGCCCCCAATCTTTCCGCCGACATTCCCGCACTAATGTCACTCGCCAGGGAAATGTGTGTTCCCTTGAGTGGAAAGGATTTCAAGACGGGTCAAACATTAATGAAGACGATCCTCGCTCCGGGATTCAAGGCGCGCCTCATCGGCATTGCCGGCTGGTTCAGCACCAATATCCTGGGCAATCGCGATGGCGAAGTCCTCGATGACCCTGAGAGTTTCAAGACAAAAGAAGAATCGAAGCTTTCTGTTTTGTCATCGATTCTCCAACCTCACCTTTATCCTCAACTCTACAAGGATCTCTATCACAAAGTTCGGATAAATTATTACCCGCCGCGCGGCGATAACAAAGAAGGTTGGGATAATATCGATATCTTTGGTTGGATGGGCTACCCTATGCAGATAAAAATCGACTTTCTGTGCAGGGACTCTATCCTCGCGGCGCCGATCGTTCTCGATCTGGCTATTTTCATGGATCTCGCCCAGAGAACCGGAATGAAGGGCATTCAGGAATGGCTGAGTTTCTATTTCAAGAGCCCCATGCACGCTCCGGAGCTGTATCCAGAGCATGATCTCTTTATCCAGCTCATGAAGCTGAAGAACACACTCCGCCATTTGAGAGGTGAAGAGTTGATTACACATTTGGGATTGGAGTACTACGACTAA
- a CDS encoding fumarylacetoacetate hydrolase family protein, whose amino-acid sequence MRWLSFYHGGKVRPGVLLQESNGIIDLCEEEEDWPCSWKKILEENLLSDISERYHRKMWKSGPIPLNKLRLAPPVPSPSKVIAIGLNYRDHAEEQKKEAPMRPLLFAKAPSCLIGQGEPIRLPAGESKPDVEAEMAFILQKRACQVRPEKAYEYIAGITVMNDVSGREAQYGDRQWFRGKSFDTFGPIGPWVVTLDEIGDPQRLALRCFVNGECRQDGNTSDMIFGIRELLSYISHQMTLMPGDVVSTGTPAGVGVFRDPPLFIEAGDRIEIELEGVGKLMNTVE is encoded by the coding sequence ATGCGCTGGCTCAGTTTCTATCATGGGGGAAAGGTCCGGCCTGGTGTACTGCTTCAGGAAAGTAATGGGATCATAGATCTTTGTGAGGAAGAAGAAGATTGGCCGTGCTCATGGAAGAAGATCTTGGAAGAGAATCTATTGTCGGACATTTCCGAGCGATACCACCGGAAGATGTGGAAGAGCGGTCCGATCCCCTTGAATAAACTCAGACTTGCCCCACCGGTCCCATCTCCCTCAAAGGTGATCGCCATCGGGCTCAATTATCGAGATCACGCCGAAGAACAGAAAAAAGAGGCTCCGATGCGGCCATTACTATTTGCCAAAGCTCCCTCATGCCTTATCGGCCAGGGAGAACCTATTCGGCTCCCCGCCGGCGAGAGCAAGCCCGATGTCGAAGCTGAAATGGCATTTATCCTTCAAAAAAGAGCTTGTCAAGTGCGCCCGGAAAAGGCCTACGAATATATCGCCGGCATCACGGTAATGAATGACGTCTCCGGACGGGAGGCCCAATATGGTGACCGGCAGTGGTTCCGGGGAAAAAGTTTTGACACCTTTGGACCGATCGGTCCTTGGGTTGTGACTTTGGACGAGATAGGGGATCCTCAACGGCTTGCTCTTCGTTGTTTTGTGAACGGAGAATGTCGTCAGGATGGCAATACATCCGACATGATCTTCGGCATTCGCGAGCTCTTAAGTTATATCAGTCACCAAATGACCCTCATGCCGGGAGATGTCGTCAGTACCGGAACGCCGGCCGGTGTCGGCGTTTTTAGAGATCCCCCGCTCTTCATCGAGGCCGGGGATAGGATTGAAATTGAATTAGAGGGTGTGGGAAAACTCATGAATACGGTTGAATAG
- a CDS encoding LysR family transcriptional regulator produces the protein MELQQLRTFLEVSRRGSFTAAARALHRTQPAISTQLRNLERELGQRLFHRKKSGVELTEVGRRFVRLTEDWLREMEGTIEEVRIWGTVERGHLRMGTTDVPASHWLPRHIRSFLRKHSSIKIIVNVEGSQTLVEQTLRGDVELALVTMPVGREDLIVQPIHREPLVVVAPARHPLAGKRKVKLERLVDEPLILHKPESVTRRTIEAVFRAQGLQPRISMEMSHPEPIKRLVRVGLGISVLPESLVKEDLRRGLLGRVRIQGWHLERQSGLIWPTWRPLSKIAAAWVEHLTIHLPSSVKPGR, from the coding sequence ATGGAGCTCCAACAATTACGAACCTTTCTCGAGGTCAGCCGTAGGGGAAGCTTCACAGCCGCCGCCAGGGCGCTGCACAGAACTCAACCGGCCATCAGCACGCAGCTGCGGAATTTAGAGAGAGAGCTGGGACAGCGTCTTTTCCATCGAAAAAAAAGCGGTGTTGAGCTGACAGAAGTTGGACGTCGCTTTGTTCGTCTTACCGAGGATTGGTTGCGTGAGATGGAAGGCACCATAGAAGAAGTCCGCATTTGGGGCACGGTGGAGCGGGGTCATTTGAGGATGGGGACGACGGATGTTCCGGCGAGTCATTGGCTGCCTCGTCATATCCGATCTTTTCTAAGAAAACACTCATCCATCAAAATTATTGTCAATGTTGAGGGCAGCCAGACATTGGTTGAACAAACCCTTCGAGGGGATGTTGAATTGGCGCTGGTCACTATGCCGGTGGGCCGGGAGGATCTCATCGTTCAACCGATCCACAGGGAGCCTCTCGTCGTTGTAGCCCCGGCGCGCCATCCTCTGGCCGGCAAACGGAAAGTAAAACTGGAACGACTTGTAGACGAACCTCTTATCCTGCACAAACCGGAATCTGTGACCCGGCGAACGATAGAAGCGGTATTCCGCGCACAAGGCCTGCAACCCCGTATCTCAATGGAAATGTCACACCCCGAACCGATCAAGCGCCTGGTCAGGGTCGGCCTCGGTATTTCCGTTCTGCCGGAAAGCCTGGTCAAGGAAGACCTGCGCCGCGGACTGCTCGGGCGGGTCAGGATTCAAGGCTGGCATCTGGAGAGGCAGAGCGGTCTGATATGGCCGACCTGGCGGCCGCTATCAAAGATCGCCGCCGCCTGGGTTGAACATTTAACCATTCATTTGCCGTCCTCGGTCAAACCCGGACGATAG
- a CDS encoding pyridoxal phosphate-dependent aminotransferase codes for MTYRVKVSERGSGAPSSPIRKLVPLADGAKSKGRHVYHLNIGQPDIPTPEPMLHAAQEYKGPVLSYGPSGGLPEFINALAGYYESCAISLRKNQILATTAASEALLFALAAVTDPGDQVLIPDPLYANYLGFAAILGVTVTPAVCSPEDGYKIPPPEILDKLCGPRCKAMLLCNPGNPTGRVTSSDELRAIGDWAKARNIFLIGDECYREFCYEGSAPPSVLNLEGCEDLTIMTDSISKRFSACGARVGCLVSRNEEVMATVMKFAQARLCPPTLGQLMGIKAFTETPPSYYQKIIDTYRERRDLLCEKLSEMPGVSYRKPEGAFYIMATLPVSDSEDFTRWMLTDFHLNNKTVMVAPGAGFYATKGLGAKEVRIAYVLELVHLETAMKVLAAGLRAFSDR; via the coding sequence ATGACGTATCGTGTGAAGGTTTCAGAGAGGGGAAGTGGCGCGCCATCCTCACCCATTCGTAAACTGGTTCCCTTGGCCGATGGAGCGAAAAGCAAAGGGCGGCACGTCTATCATCTGAATATTGGGCAGCCGGATATCCCCACGCCCGAACCGATGCTTCATGCCGCTCAAGAATATAAAGGTCCTGTTTTGAGCTATGGCCCATCGGGGGGATTGCCTGAGTTCATCAATGCCCTGGCTGGATATTACGAATCCTGCGCGATTTCGCTGCGGAAAAATCAGATCCTCGCGACCACGGCGGCAAGTGAAGCTCTGCTTTTCGCCCTGGCCGCTGTCACCGACCCCGGGGATCAGGTCCTCATTCCCGATCCGCTCTATGCGAATTACCTCGGTTTCGCTGCGATTCTCGGTGTAACGGTCACGCCCGCCGTTTGTTCACCGGAGGATGGTTATAAAATTCCCCCACCGGAAATACTCGACAAACTCTGCGGCCCTCGGTGCAAAGCGATGCTATTGTGCAACCCAGGAAATCCCACCGGGCGCGTCACCAGCTCCGATGAACTGCGGGCGATAGGTGATTGGGCCAAAGCGCGAAATATATTTCTAATCGGCGATGAATGCTATCGCGAGTTCTGTTATGAGGGTTCGGCTCCTCCATCGGTTTTGAATCTTGAGGGATGTGAAGACCTAACGATCATGACCGACTCCATCTCGAAGAGATTTTCAGCCTGTGGGGCCCGGGTCGGATGCCTTGTCTCCCGTAATGAGGAGGTGATGGCGACGGTGATGAAATTCGCCCAAGCCCGGCTTTGCCCTCCCACCCTGGGACAACTGATGGGGATAAAGGCTTTTACTGAGACGCCGCCATCTTACTATCAGAAAATCATCGATACCTATCGCGAAAGGCGTGATTTACTCTGTGAGAAGCTGAGTGAGATGCCGGGAGTTTCTTACCGGAAACCTGAGGGCGCATTTTACATTATGGCGACATTGCCCGTATCGGACAGTGAGGATTTCACGCGCTGGATGTTGACGGATTTCCATTTGAATAACAAAACCGTCATGGTCGCGCCCGGCGCAGGCTTTTATGCAACGAAGGGATTGGGCGCCAAGGAAGTCCGCATCGCTTATGTACTGGAGTTGGTTCACCTCGAGACAGCGATGAAAGTTCTGGCTGCTGGTCTGAGGGCTTTCTCAGACCGCTGA
- a CDS encoding lysophospholipid acyltransferase family protein, with protein MKGAFPRGSSQKITFAHRMQYAALRLFIGAVSIGPRAVALWWARRWGDIAFEIIRIRRGVTLENLRCAFPDREQAWILRVARSAYRNFAMTMIEVGLLNRFSKEDILKRQTAHGEMAFDVALERGSGGVLLSAHFGNWEYLGGYFALRGYPINFLVRSQRNRLVDEFLNKNRRRLGVGIIPVGPSVRLIYKHLRANECVAFLLDQDAGHDGRFFEFLGRPASFATGPILFARRTGASILIGYGYRRPGGRFVLEIEPPIETDPDLSEDEDVDRITRLYIRHLEGVIRRFPEQWFWMHRRWKTSAV; from the coding sequence ATGAAAGGGGCTTTCCCGCGCGGTTCCTCACAGAAGATAACGTTTGCGCACCGTATGCAGTACGCCGCCCTGCGGCTCTTTATCGGCGCTGTTTCTATAGGGCCCAGAGCGGTGGCGCTATGGTGGGCCCGGCGTTGGGGTGACATCGCCTTTGAGATTATCAGAATCAGGCGAGGTGTCACATTAGAGAATCTGCGGTGTGCTTTTCCTGATAGGGAACAAGCCTGGATTCTTCGTGTCGCACGCTCGGCATACAGAAATTTCGCCATGACGATGATCGAGGTTGGACTTCTTAACCGTTTTTCAAAAGAGGATATCTTAAAGCGTCAAACAGCTCATGGTGAGATGGCTTTTGATGTAGCCCTTGAGAGGGGGAGCGGTGGAGTTCTGCTGTCGGCGCATTTCGGTAACTGGGAATATCTGGGCGGATATTTCGCTTTGCGGGGATATCCGATCAACTTCCTGGTTCGATCGCAGAGAAACCGGCTTGTTGATGAATTCCTGAATAAGAACCGGCGGCGTCTCGGCGTCGGCATCATTCCGGTCGGCCCATCTGTTCGATTGATTTACAAACACCTCAGGGCCAATGAATGTGTGGCTTTTTTACTCGATCAGGATGCCGGGCATGATGGGCGCTTTTTCGAATTCTTGGGCAGACCTGCATCGTTTGCCACCGGGCCCATTCTCTTCGCACGCCGGACCGGAGCCAGCATTCTTATTGGATATGGCTATCGGCGGCCGGGAGGGAGGTTCGTTCTCGAGATAGAGCCTCCCATCGAAACGGATCCCGATCTTTCCGAAGATGAGGACGTGGACAGAATTACAAGATTGTACATAAGACATCTAGAGGGAGTGATCCGTAGATTTCCCGAGCAATGGTTCTGGATGCACAGACGTTGGAAGACAAGCGCCGTGTAA